One genomic segment of Sphingomonas sp. KR3-1 includes these proteins:
- a CDS encoding tryptophan halogenase family protein, producing the protein MNETGMQQIKRILIVGGGTAGWMTAALFGKLFQGLYEITLIESEEIGTVGVGEATIPAIKKYNELLELDENDFLRRTQGSFKLGIEFVDWTRLGDAYFHSFGVIGQDLGWLRCHQYWLKMRPQGRAADFSAYSINSMAARANRFLRADPKMAESPIGHIAHAFQFDAGLYARFLRGYAEARGVTRREGKVADVTLRSEDGFVESVTMADGTRIEADLFIDCSGFRGLIIEQAMRTGYEDWTHWLPCDRAMAVPCARTEPFTPYTRATARTSGWQWRIPLQHRTGNGHVYASRFISDEEAEAQLLANLDGEQLAEPNKLRFTTGKRRQIWNKNCVAIGLASGFLEPLESTSIHLIQSSVIRLVRLLPDCGFDPATIAEFNRQADFEYERIRDFIILHYKATERDDTPFWRHCRDMEVPDTLQRKIDLFRANGRVFREDDELFTEESWIQVFLGQGVIPRGYDPLVDIRSEAQVEEFLGNVQRVIAKCVAVMPSHAEFVAKMCAA; encoded by the coding sequence ATGAACGAGACCGGCATGCAGCAGATCAAGCGCATCCTGATCGTGGGCGGCGGCACGGCGGGTTGGATGACCGCCGCGCTGTTCGGCAAGCTCTTCCAGGGCCTGTACGAGATCACGCTGATCGAGAGCGAGGAGATCGGCACGGTCGGCGTCGGCGAGGCGACGATCCCGGCGATCAAGAAGTATAACGAGCTGCTCGAGCTCGACGAGAACGACTTCCTCCGCCGCACCCAGGGCAGCTTCAAGCTCGGCATCGAGTTCGTCGACTGGACGCGGCTGGGCGATGCCTATTTCCACAGCTTCGGGGTGATCGGCCAGGATCTCGGCTGGCTGCGCTGCCACCAGTACTGGCTCAAGATGCGCCCCCAGGGCCGCGCGGCGGACTTCTCCGCCTATTCGATCAACTCGATGGCCGCGCGCGCCAACCGCTTCCTGCGCGCCGATCCCAAGATGGCGGAGTCGCCGATCGGCCATATCGCCCATGCCTTCCAGTTCGATGCCGGCCTCTATGCCAGGTTCCTGCGCGGCTATGCCGAGGCGCGCGGAGTCACGCGCCGCGAGGGCAAGGTCGCCGACGTCACGCTGCGCAGCGAGGACGGCTTCGTCGAGTCCGTCACCATGGCAGACGGCACCCGGATCGAGGCCGACTTGTTCATCGATTGCTCGGGCTTTCGCGGGCTGATCATCGAGCAGGCGATGCGGACCGGCTATGAGGACTGGACGCACTGGCTTCCCTGCGACCGCGCCATGGCCGTGCCCTGCGCCCGCACCGAGCCCTTCACGCCCTACACCCGCGCCACCGCGCGCACGTCCGGCTGGCAATGGCGCATCCCGCTCCAGCACCGCACCGGCAACGGCCATGTCTATGCGAGCAGGTTCATCTCCGACGAGGAGGCCGAGGCGCAGCTCCTCGCCAATCTCGACGGCGAGCAGCTCGCCGAGCCCAACAAGCTGCGCTTCACCACCGGCAAGCGCCGGCAGATCTGGAACAAGAACTGCGTCGCGATCGGCCTCGCCTCGGGGTTCCTCGAGCCGCTCGAATCGACCAGCATCCACCTGATCCAGTCCTCGGTGATCCGCCTCGTTCGCCTGCTCCCCGATTGCGGCTTCGATCCCGCGACGATCGCCGAGTTCAACCGCCAGGCCGACTTCGAATATGAGCGGATCCGCGACTTCATCATCCTCCACTACAAGGCGACCGAGCGCGACGACACGCCCTTCTGGCGCCATTGCCGCGACATGGAGGTGCCCGACACGCTCCAGCGCAAGATCGACCTGTTCCGCGCCAATGGCCGCGTCTTCCGCGAGGATGACGAGCTGTTCACCGAGGAGAGCTGGATCCAGGTGTTCCTCGGTCAGGGCGTGATCCCGCGCGGCTATGATCCGCTGGTCGACATTCGCAGCGAGGCGCAGGTCGAGGAATTTCTCGGCAACGTCCAGCGGGTGATCGCCAAGTGCGTGGCCGTGATGCCGAGCCACGCCGAGTTCGTGGCAAAGATGTGCGCAGCCTGA
- a CDS encoding glycoside hydrolase family 3 protein, which yields MLVPLLLAGCAGTTPGGDLLWHGKDWPTRHSPTPRDAAMEARIARILAGMTLEQKIGQITQPDIRSITPDEVRRYYIGSILNGGGAWPGMKKDAPVTAWTALSDAYYRASMSTDMAVQIPVIWGTDAVHGHGNVAGATLFPHNIGLGAAHDPQLVERIGRATAKQVRATGISWVFAPTLAVGENRRWGRTYESYSSDPAIVAAYARAMVHGLQGGLTGDGDVVATAKHYLGDGGTFDGVDQGENRAARAHMVQVHAAGYYPALAAGVQTVMVSYNSWNDTAAGTDYGKMHGSRALVADVLKGRLGFDGLVVSDWNGIQQVPGCAKDHCPQAVNAGIDLFMVPDDWKAFIANTVADVREGRVPMARIDDAVTRILRVKLRARLFDRNPNASAYAGHAEALDARDLAREAVRKSAVLLKNQGVLPLAPGKRVLVVGSSADSLSNQTGGWSLTWQGTENRNADFKTGTTLLAALRETLGTANVTYSEDAKGVDPGKYDAVIAVIGETPYAEYNGDVRAPKPVAHSSLHPADLAVLKAVSGKGVPVVSVLYSGRPAYTNDLINLSDAFVAAFLPGTEGEGLADLLVGGRTDFTGRLSFAWPGSACSTGEGPGNVVQFARGYGLSYARPARTNALAEPAVPTTC from the coding sequence TTGCTGGTCCCCCTCCTGCTCGCGGGCTGCGCCGGCACCACGCCCGGCGGCGACCTGCTCTGGCACGGCAAGGACTGGCCGACGCGCCACTCCCCCACCCCGCGCGACGCGGCGATGGAAGCGCGGATCGCCCGCATCCTCGCAGGCATGACGCTCGAGCAGAAGATCGGCCAGATCACCCAGCCCGACATCCGCTCGATCACCCCCGACGAGGTCCGCCGCTATTATATCGGCTCGATCCTCAACGGCGGCGGCGCCTGGCCGGGGATGAAGAAGGACGCGCCGGTCACCGCCTGGACCGCGCTGTCCGACGCCTATTATCGCGCCTCGATGTCGACCGACATGGCCGTCCAGATCCCCGTCATCTGGGGCACCGATGCGGTCCACGGGCACGGCAATGTCGCGGGCGCCACGCTCTTCCCGCACAATATCGGCCTCGGCGCCGCGCATGACCCGCAGCTGGTCGAGCGCATCGGCCGCGCCACCGCGAAGCAGGTCCGCGCCACCGGCATCTCCTGGGTGTTCGCCCCCACGCTCGCGGTCGGCGAGAACCGCCGCTGGGGCCGCACCTATGAGAGCTATTCGAGCGACCCCGCGATCGTCGCCGCCTATGCCCGCGCGATGGTCCACGGGCTCCAGGGCGGCCTGACGGGCGACGGCGATGTCGTCGCTACTGCTAAGCATTATCTCGGTGACGGCGGCACTTTCGACGGCGTCGACCAGGGCGAGAACCGCGCCGCGCGCGCCCACATGGTCCAGGTCCACGCCGCCGGCTACTATCCCGCGCTCGCCGCCGGCGTGCAGACGGTGATGGTCTCGTACAACAGCTGGAACGACACCGCTGCCGGCACCGATTATGGCAAGATGCACGGCAGCCGCGCGCTGGTCGCCGACGTGCTCAAGGGCAGGCTCGGTTTCGACGGGCTGGTGGTTTCCGACTGGAACGGCATCCAGCAGGTCCCCGGCTGCGCCAAGGATCACTGCCCCCAGGCGGTCAATGCCGGCATCGACCTGTTCATGGTCCCCGACGACTGGAAGGCCTTCATCGCCAACACCGTGGCCGACGTGCGCGAGGGCCGCGTGCCGATGGCCCGCATCGACGACGCCGTCACCCGCATCCTGCGCGTCAAGCTGCGCGCGCGCCTGTTCGATCGCAACCCGAACGCCAGCGCCTATGCCGGCCATGCCGAGGCGCTCGACGCCCGCGATCTCGCCCGGGAGGCGGTGCGCAAGTCGGCGGTGCTGCTCAAGAACCAGGGCGTCCTCCCCCTCGCCCCCGGCAAGCGCGTCCTCGTCGTCGGCAGCAGCGCGGACAGCCTCTCCAACCAGACCGGCGGCTGGTCGCTCACCTGGCAAGGCACCGAGAACAGGAACGCCGATTTCAAGACCGGCACCACGCTCCTCGCCGCCCTGCGCGAGACGCTCGGCACCGCCAACGTGACCTATTCCGAAGACGCCAAGGGCGTCGATCCGGGCAAGTATGACGCGGTGATCGCGGTGATCGGCGAGACGCCCTATGCCGAGTATAACGGCGACGTCCGCGCGCCCAAACCGGTCGCGCACAGCAGCCTCCACCCCGCCGACCTCGCCGTGCTCAAGGCAGTGTCGGGCAAGGGCGTGCCGGTGGTCTCGGTGCTCTATTCGGGCCGCCCGGCCTACACCAACGACCTGATCAACCTGTCCGACGCCTTCGTCGCCGCCTTCCTCCCTGGCACCGAGGGCGAGGGCCTTGCCGACCTGCTCGTCGGCGGGCGCACCGACTTCACCGGCCGCCTGTCCTTCGCCTGGCCCGGCTCGGCCTGCTCGACTGGCGAGGGCCCGGGGAATGTCGTCCAGTTCGCCCGCGGCTATGGCCTCAGCTACGCCAGGCCGGCCCGGACGAACGCGCTGGCCGAGCCGGCCGTGCCCACGACCTGCTGA
- a CDS encoding TonB-dependent receptor: MAAHPQARGIDRAKINLGLTISTLALVTTLPAQAWAQNATPAAEDQTPPAAQEQVPPGEDNIVVTGIRAGLSNAISLKRDNTSIVEAVSAEDIGKLPDVSIADSIARLPGLAAQRVNGRAQVISIRGLAPDFTTTLLNGRQQASSGDNRAVEFDQYPAELLSSVVVYKTPDASIAGMGLSGSADLRTVRPLSYGKRAIALNIRGELDADGGKNADISKWGWRGTASYIDQNASGTLGWSIGYAHLDSPSHVDHYKAYGYEPFGAVCQPTVANPCSPNTVTPDSADNALQLNGQEAWETSRRNQRDGVMGTLEWKPSDSVHSTLDLYYSQFKQKEVIRGAQWFSNGWVDNGTFSNETTTTYGGSQVANAGHFANAVPILRNDMNTRKDKLFAAGLNNEFQLDEHTRFVADLSYSTNKRDETYIETYSGYGAGPFQTRTPDSYDFSFPVDGAFPNYDFGLNYADANQVSLGDRAPWGGWGHDGLLKSPHVKEELGAVDFALSHDLEGFLSSVEIGVNYTQRNKHKTVDELDLNLKNGRQQVLIGSQYLLDPTSLDFVGFGNVIAWDLPAALDNYYNKTPLEDANHFDKTWKITEDVITWKAKANIDWGHLRGNVGVQVVQQTQASSGLRINQTLTPIALSNVFETDSYTDVLPSLNLIYDIGGGHRLRFAASKVLARPRMDDMRANFTPSFNTNPCSGSPSPCAPGATVNPWSATGGNPHLQPWRAKAVDVAYEWYVGKATYFSVAGFYKWLDNYIYNRNFVVDFTGLPLPTNVIPANVNISPFGQVTMPANGPGGNLKGIEVSGALEIGRILHALDGFGVTGSYSYTKADLNPTDTNDVVRIPGLSGTVYNVTGYFEKWGFQARASYRFRSAFKGETVQLFTNRGYTEILADKQLDAQIGYTFPDSSALKGLGVLLQVSNVTDSPYRTRLGLDSGGTHTADGKSLPETYEKYGRQFLLGASYRF; this comes from the coding sequence ATGGCGGCACATCCGCAGGCGCGTGGAATCGATCGCGCGAAGATCAATCTCGGTCTGACCATTTCGACTTTGGCTTTGGTGACAACGCTGCCAGCCCAGGCCTGGGCGCAGAATGCCACGCCTGCCGCGGAGGACCAGACCCCGCCCGCAGCGCAGGAGCAGGTCCCGCCGGGCGAGGACAACATCGTCGTCACCGGCATCCGCGCCGGCCTTAGCAACGCGATCAGCCTGAAGCGCGACAACACCTCGATCGTCGAGGCGGTATCGGCCGAGGACATCGGCAAGCTGCCCGATGTCTCGATCGCCGACTCGATCGCCCGCCTCCCCGGCCTCGCCGCGCAGCGCGTCAACGGCCGCGCCCAGGTCATCTCGATCCGCGGCCTTGCGCCGGACTTCACCACCACGCTGCTCAACGGCCGCCAGCAGGCGAGCTCGGGCGACAACCGCGCTGTCGAGTTCGACCAATATCCCGCCGAGCTGCTGTCGAGCGTCGTGGTCTACAAGACGCCCGACGCCAGCATCGCCGGCATGGGCCTGTCGGGCAGCGCCGACCTGCGCACGGTGCGTCCGCTCAGCTACGGCAAGCGCGCGATCGCGCTCAACATCCGTGGCGAGCTCGATGCCGATGGCGGCAAGAACGCCGACATCTCCAAATGGGGCTGGCGCGGCACCGCGAGCTATATCGACCAGAACGCATCCGGCACGCTCGGCTGGTCGATCGGCTATGCGCATCTCGATTCGCCGAGCCATGTCGATCACTACAAGGCGTACGGCTATGAGCCGTTCGGCGCGGTCTGCCAGCCGACGGTCGCCAATCCGTGCAGCCCGAACACCGTCACCCCCGATTCCGCCGACAATGCGCTGCAGCTGAATGGCCAGGAGGCCTGGGAAACCAGCCGCCGCAACCAGCGCGACGGCGTGATGGGCACGCTCGAATGGAAGCCGAGCGACAGCGTCCACAGCACGCTCGACCTCTATTATTCGCAGTTCAAGCAGAAGGAAGTGATCCGCGGCGCGCAGTGGTTCTCGAACGGCTGGGTGGACAATGGCACCTTCTCCAACGAGACGACCACCACCTATGGCGGATCGCAGGTCGCCAATGCCGGCCATTTCGCCAACGCCGTTCCGATCCTGCGCAACGACATGAACACGCGCAAGGACAAGCTGTTCGCCGCCGGCCTCAACAACGAGTTCCAGCTCGACGAGCACACGCGTTTCGTGGCGGACCTGAGCTACTCGACCAACAAGCGCGACGAGACCTATATCGAGACCTATAGCGGCTATGGCGCGGGCCCGTTCCAGACCCGCACGCCCGACAGCTACGACTTCTCCTTCCCGGTGGACGGCGCGTTCCCGAACTATGATTTCGGGCTCAACTATGCCGATGCCAACCAGGTCTCGCTGGGCGACCGTGCGCCCTGGGGCGGCTGGGGGCATGACGGCCTGCTCAAGTCGCCGCACGTCAAGGAAGAGCTGGGCGCAGTGGATTTCGCGCTGAGCCATGACCTTGAGGGCTTCCTCAGCAGCGTCGAGATCGGCGTCAACTACACCCAGCGCAACAAGCACAAGACCGTCGACGAGCTCGATCTCAACCTGAAGAACGGCCGCCAGCAGGTGCTGATCGGGTCGCAATATCTGCTCGACCCGACCTCGCTCGACTTCGTCGGCTTCGGCAACGTGATCGCCTGGGACCTGCCCGCGGCGCTCGACAATTATTACAACAAGACGCCGCTCGAGGACGCCAACCACTTCGACAAGACGTGGAAGATCACCGAGGACGTCATCACCTGGAAGGCGAAGGCGAACATCGACTGGGGGCATCTGCGCGGCAATGTCGGCGTGCAGGTGGTCCAGCAGACCCAGGCCTCCTCGGGCCTCAGGATCAACCAGACGCTGACGCCGATCGCGCTGTCCAACGTCTTCGAGACCGACAGCTACACCGATGTGCTGCCCAGCCTGAACCTGATCTACGATATCGGCGGCGGCCACAGGCTGCGCTTCGCCGCTTCCAAGGTGCTGGCGCGCCCGCGCATGGACGACATGCGCGCCAACTTCACGCCCAGCTTCAACACCAATCCGTGCAGCGGCAGCCCTTCGCCCTGCGCGCCGGGCGCGACGGTGAACCCCTGGTCCGCGACCGGCGGCAATCCGCACCTCCAGCCGTGGCGGGCCAAGGCCGTCGACGTCGCCTATGAATGGTATGTCGGCAAGGCGACCTATTTCAGCGTCGCCGGCTTCTACAAATGGCTCGACAACTACATCTACAACCGCAACTTCGTGGTCGACTTCACCGGCCTGCCGCTCCCGACCAACGTGATCCCGGCCAACGTCAACATCAGCCCGTTCGGGCAGGTGACGATGCCGGCGAACGGCCCGGGCGGCAATCTGAAGGGCATCGAGGTCAGCGGCGCGCTCGAGATCGGCCGCATCCTCCACGCGCTCGACGGCTTCGGCGTCACCGGCAGCTATTCCTACACCAAGGCGGACCTCAACCCGACCGATACCAACGACGTGGTGCGCATCCCGGGCCTGTCGGGCACGGTGTACAACGTCACCGGCTATTTCGAGAAATGGGGCTTCCAGGCGCGGGCGAGCTACCGCTTCCGCTCGGCGTTCAAGGGCGAGACGGTGCAGCTGTTCACCAACCGGGGCTATACCGAGATCCTGGCGGACAAGCAGCTCGACGCGCAGATCGGCTATACCTTCCCGGACAGCTCGGCGCTGAAGGGCCTCGGCGTACTGCTCCAGGTCAGCAACGTGACCGACTCGCCCTATCGCACCCGCCTCGGGCTCGACAGCGGCGGCACCCACACCGCCGACGGCAAGAGCCTGCCCGAGACCTATGAGAAATACGGTCGCCAGTTCCTTCTGGGCGCGAGCTACCGCTTCTGA
- a CDS encoding LacI family DNA-binding transcriptional regulator, whose translation MTLLSKPSPIPGVRGTDAARNGRPPTIDDVAALAGVGRATVSRALNDQAHVSDKMRDKVMRAVEALDYRVNPQARNLASRASNTLTLINCNALDAPPNSYYFAAIELGALRAAAAAGFELSTFNIHVEDLRRDDRLIELFESGRSTGLILSPPLSADLALAHRLIARGCPVVCISPSDEVRALLPSVGFDEEAAGYAIAQHVVAAGHRRFGYMLGIEGHLAAEHRFAGFLRALAEVGLDARAVTALRGDFSFRSGVELAEALLAGPERPSAIVCANDDMAVGAMFAAHRMSLAMPGDLSVVGFDDAPVAAYIWPPLTTIHQPIRRIAARAVERLIEVLLRGQGAGIAGFDTIDHHLVLRESVAPPRC comes from the coding sequence ATGACCTTGCTCTCCAAGCCTTCGCCGATCCCGGGCGTTCGCGGCACCGATGCCGCCCGGAACGGGCGTCCGCCGACGATCGACGATGTCGCGGCACTGGCGGGGGTCGGCCGCGCCACTGTCTCGCGCGCGCTCAACGATCAGGCGCATGTCAGCGACAAGATGCGCGACAAGGTGATGCGCGCGGTCGAGGCGCTCGACTACCGGGTCAATCCCCAGGCGCGCAACCTCGCCAGCCGGGCGAGCAACACGCTCACCCTGATCAACTGCAACGCGCTCGATGCCCCGCCCAATTCCTATTATTTCGCCGCGATCGAGCTGGGCGCGCTGCGCGCCGCGGCGGCGGCAGGGTTCGAGCTTTCGACCTTCAACATCCATGTCGAGGATCTGCGCCGCGACGATCGCCTGATCGAGCTGTTCGAATCCGGCCGCAGTACCGGGCTGATCCTCTCGCCACCGCTCTCCGCCGATCTCGCGCTCGCCCACCGGCTGATCGCGCGCGGCTGCCCGGTGGTGTGCATCTCGCCCAGCGACGAGGTGCGCGCGTTGCTGCCCAGCGTCGGGTTCGACGAGGAGGCCGCGGGCTATGCGATCGCACAGCACGTCGTCGCCGCCGGCCATCGCCGCTTCGGCTACATGCTCGGCATCGAGGGCCATCTCGCCGCCGAGCATCGCTTCGCCGGCTTCCTTCGCGCGCTCGCCGAGGTCGGCCTCGACGCGCGCGCGGTGACGGCATTGCGCGGCGATTTCAGCTTCCGCTCGGGCGTCGAGCTGGCCGAGGCGCTGCTCGCCGGTCCGGAACGTCCCAGCGCGATCGTCTGCGCCAATGACGACATGGCGGTCGGCGCGATGTTCGCCGCGCACCGGATGAGCCTCGCCATGCCGGGCGATCTCTCGGTGGTCGGCTTCGACGACGCGCCGGTCGCGGCCTATATCTGGCCGCCGCTCACCACGATCCACCAGCCTATCCGGCGCATCGCCGCGCGCGCCGTCGAGCGGCTGATCGAAGTGCTGCTGCGCGGCCAGGGCGCCGGTATCGCCGGGTTCGACACGATCGACCACCACCTCGTCCTGCGGGAATCGGTCGCCCCGCCGCGTTGCTGA
- a CDS encoding DHA2 family efflux MFS transporter permease subunit, with protein sequence MDGKAETATPLKGISLILAGAVLALTNFMVVLDTTIANVSVPHIAGSLGISGSQGTWIITSYAVAEAVCVPLTGWLAGRFGTVRTFTFGMIGFGVFSVLCGLSTSLGMLVACRIGQGLCGGPLMPLSQTLLMRIFKPEQRAQAMGVWSMTTVVAPILGPILGGTISDSWSWHWIFFINIPVAALCAFGGMRLLSRVETPTSKLRVDRVGLMLMLLWIGALQIMLDLGREHDWFNDTTIVMLGVIALIGFLVFLAWEGTEDQPIVDLRVFRHRGFTVAVLSLAFAFGTFFSSAVIIPQWLQTSMGYTATYAGYATAFTGVAAVIMSPIVAKLTSKVDPRALVCFGILWLGMTSLLRVHWNSQADFWSLAFPQMLQGIGMPFFFIPLTTLALGSVRPEETASAAGVMSFLRTMAGAIATSISTTAWDDSARVARSELASKLNSDGTVNALAAQGFSLDQARSVVAQLVDKEAFALATSHIFLLSAFVFAGAAMIIWLTPRPRRAVAMGAAH encoded by the coding sequence ATGGACGGCAAGGCCGAGACGGCGACGCCCCTCAAGGGCATCTCGCTGATCCTCGCGGGCGCGGTGCTCGCGCTCACCAACTTCATGGTGGTGCTCGACACCACCATCGCCAACGTCTCGGTCCCGCACATCGCCGGCAGCCTGGGCATCTCGGGCAGCCAGGGGACGTGGATCATCACCTCCTATGCCGTGGCAGAGGCGGTGTGCGTGCCGCTCACCGGCTGGCTCGCCGGGCGCTTTGGCACGGTGCGCACCTTCACCTTCGGGATGATCGGCTTCGGCGTCTTCTCGGTGCTGTGCGGCCTGTCGACCTCGCTCGGCATGCTCGTCGCCTGCCGCATCGGCCAGGGGCTGTGCGGCGGCCCGCTGATGCCGCTCTCGCAGACGCTGCTGATGCGCATCTTCAAGCCCGAGCAGCGCGCCCAGGCGATGGGCGTCTGGTCGATGACCACCGTCGTCGCGCCGATTCTCGGCCCGATCCTCGGCGGAACGATCTCGGACAGCTGGTCGTGGCACTGGATCTTCTTCATCAACATCCCCGTCGCCGCGCTCTGTGCGTTCGGCGGCATGCGCCTGCTCTCGCGGGTCGAGACGCCGACGAGCAAGCTGCGTGTCGACCGGGTCGGCCTGATGCTGATGCTGCTGTGGATCGGCGCCTTGCAGATCATGCTCGACCTCGGCCGCGAGCATGACTGGTTCAACGATACGACGATCGTGATGCTCGGCGTGATCGCGCTGATCGGCTTCCTGGTCTTCCTCGCCTGGGAAGGCACCGAGGACCAGCCGATCGTCGACCTGCGCGTGTTCCGCCACCGCGGTTTCACCGTCGCGGTGCTATCGCTCGCCTTCGCCTTCGGCACCTTCTTCTCGTCGGCAGTGATCATCCCGCAATGGCTGCAGACAAGCATGGGCTACACCGCGACCTATGCCGGCTATGCCACCGCCTTCACCGGCGTCGCGGCGGTGATCATGTCGCCGATCGTCGCCAAGCTGACCAGCAAGGTCGATCCGCGCGCCTTGGTCTGCTTCGGCATCCTCTGGCTCGGCATGACCTCGCTGCTGCGTGTCCACTGGAACAGCCAGGCCGATTTCTGGAGCCTCGCCTTCCCGCAGATGCTCCAGGGCATCGGCATGCCGTTCTTCTTCATCCCGCTGACCACGCTGGCGCTCGGCTCGGTCCGGCCGGAGGAGACGGCCTCGGCCGCCGGCGTGATGAGCTTCCTGCGAACGATGGCCGGCGCGATCGCCACCTCGATCTCGACCACGGCCTGGGACGACAGCGCCCGCGTCGCGCGCAGCGAGCTCGCCTCGAAGCTCAACAGCGACGGCACGGTGAACGCGCTGGCCGCGCAGGGCTTCTCGCTCGATCAGGCGCGCAGCGTGGTCGCCCAGCTGGTCGACAAGGAAGCCTTTGCGCTGGCGACGAGCCACATCTTCCTGCTCTCGGCCTTCGTCTTTGCAGGCGCAGCGATGATCATCTGGCTGACCCCGCGCCCGCGCCGCGCCGTCGCGATGGGCGCGGCGCACTAG